In Gossypium hirsutum isolate 1008001.06 chromosome D01, Gossypium_hirsutum_v2.1, whole genome shotgun sequence, the genomic window TTAGTCGTTCTGATCCATTCGTGTCAGTACAAGGTAAGTACATAAGTAATTATATATCGttaaatttgaatgaatatgttttataagTGCCGAATTGAATTAAGCATGGGAGTATTACTTATGAGTTTGAATCGATCgaattacgacgtccgaaagcttATTTCTGGTTTACACCATGAATCCTTTGTTGCCTCAACTGCATCATATTTACCTTCTTTTGATATACCAACTCGATTTTTTAAGGAAACAAGCCGTTCGTATTCTTTGTTCGAGTCTAAGCCGAAACGAACCGCCGTTAAGACAAGAGGTTGTGGGGTATATGTTGGATAGAGGTTCCCAAATGTGGAGCCTAAGGAAAGCCAAAGCCAATTTTCAGAGAGTTTTGGCTACTTTTAAGTGCTTTTCCAATGCTCGGCAATGGTTCGATGAAATCCGCAAGTGGAATAATTCGGCAGCAACTGTTTTAGTCATGGCGATCTACTGCATTATAGTTTTTAAACCAGATTTGATATTACCAACAATGACTCTTTATAGTATTCAAGTTAGGATCCTCCAATGGAGAAAGCGACCGAGGCATCCAACTCATATCGATGTGAACCTATCGGTTGCCGGATCTGTGACAGCCGACAAATTGGACGAAGAGTTTGATACTTTCCCATCTTCAAGACAATTCGATGTTCTTCGGATGAGATATGATAGACTGAGTAGTATTgcagggagagttgtgacagtgaTCAGTGACATTGCAACACAAGTTGAGAGGTTTCACTCACTGCTAAACTTGCG contains:
- the LOC107921770 gene encoding FT-interacting protein 4 isoform X1, whose protein sequence is MNPLLPQLHHIYLLLIYQLDFLRKQAVRILCSSLSRNEPPLRQEVVGYMLDRGSQMWSLRKAKANFQRVLATFKCFSNARQWFDEIRKWNNSAATVLVMAIYCIIVFKPDLILPTMTLYSIQVRILQWRKRPRHPTHIDVNLSVAGSVTADKLDEEFDTFPSSRQFDVLRMRYDRLSSIAGRVVTVISDIATQVERFHSLLNLRDPRITVMFLVCCLVGPFMLYYLISLKVLLIFGGFYVMRPPFLGKDVLNAPQNFFSKLPTKADYML